The Malus sylvestris chromosome 3, drMalSylv7.2, whole genome shotgun sequence genomic sequence CTGCGAATGTTTCTTCAGTTTATGTTGTGCTTTAAGTGAATTGGCAAAGATTCTTGGTCGATTTTTGTGGAAAgtgatttgtttttgctttagtgGTGAATATTCTCTTCAGTTTATGTTGCTTTAAGTGAATTAGCGAACTTCTTGTTGGATTTGGCGATTACtacgttgtgttttcttagcgAGGTTTTGATCGATGAGTTATCTGATTACTGCATATACACTAGGCTACTAGTTAACTTCCAATGGTGAAACAGGTAACGTGGGCTGGCTTTGACAGGCTAGAGCTTAGTCACTCTACCTTCAAGCATGTTCTCTTACTCGGTTATCAGAATGGGTTTCAAGTTTTCGATATGGAAGATGCCTCAAATTTCAGTGAACTAGTTTCAAAGCGTGATGGCCCGGTTTCATTCTTACAGATGCAGCCCTGTCCTGCTGCATCTGATGGTAACCAAGGGTTCAGAACCGCGCATCCTTTGCTGCTGGTTGTTGCTGGAGATGACACTAATGGTGTGGGAATTGTTCAGAATACTGGCCACATGGGAGGCACAGGCAGAGAGGGTAATTTGGAGTCTCGGCCTGGGAACCCTGTCAGCTCTCCTACAGCTGTTCGGTTTTACTCCCTTAGGTCCCAAGGTTACGTACATGTTCTGAGGTTTCGGTCAGCTGTGTGTATGATTAGATGCAGTCCTCGGATAGTAGCTGTGGGTCTTGCAACTCAAGTAAGCACTCGGTTACATGTGACATAAAATAGAATTTGTCAAGTTTAAACTATGAGAtcgaataattttaaattatacCTTCTGTATAAATAAAGAGATTGGATGCGTATTGCTGACCTTCCTGACATTCGGTTGCAGATTTACTGCTTTGATGCGCTCACCCTCGAAAACAGATTCAGTGTTCTTACCTATCCTGTTCCTCAGCTAGCAGGGCAAGGATCAAATGGATTTAATGTTGGTTACGGCCCAATGACTGTGGGTCCTAGGTGGTTAGCCTATGCTTCCAACAGCCCTCTAGTGTCAAACGCAAGTTGCTTAGGCCCCCAAAACCTCACTCCTTCTCCCGGAGTTAGTCCATCTACATCACCTGGCAATGGTAGTTATGTGGCTCGTTATGCAGTGGAGTCTAGTAAACAGTTGGCTGCTGGAATAATTAACCTGGGTGACATGGGATGCAAAACCTTGTATAAATACTGTCAAGAGATGCTCCCTGATGGATCTAACTCTCCAATATCGTCAAATTCAGGCTGGAAAGTTAGCAGGCATGCAGGCACAGAAATGGATAATGCAGGGATGGTTAGTTCTTTGTTCGGAATGAATATTTAAGTACTGCAACTTTTCATTAAGTTAATGAAAATCTCACCAATGATCTCTTGTCTACGCTTGGAAGCTACGAAATTGAAGAATCTATTCCTCATATTGAttctcactttgttctttatcCTGGACATGGTGTCTGAAACTGTTGTTGTTTGCTTTAGGATGATAATGTGCGCAAGTTTTTCTTATATCAATCCTTAACTTCATTTAATTTTTGAAATAGCTCTTGATAGTACTTGATATATCATTAGTAGGATTGATAGATTAGACCTTGTTAGACGATTTTAGACCGTAGGATGCTAGCTTTTCACCATGATAAACACTGATACTGACATAGAGCACAAAAGCACTATCGCATCCTTGTAGACTGCCCTCTTTACCTTTCCTACGTTGAATAAAAACGTAAATGGAGCTGTTAATAATTTAGCCTATAAGAATTATAAGATTTAGGAAAAAGAAATGGGATATTAAATTATTACGTGTTGATTATCAGATGTTTAGGACAGTGTTGTGTTATGCCTAAATTGATGGCCAGAAGTTTTAGCTTTAGCTTGAGTGAAAAGCTCTTATTCTTTACTTGGTTAAAACAATTTCTTGCAGGTTGTTGTCAAAGATTTTATTACCCGAGCTGTTATATCGCAGTTTAAAGCTCATACCAGTCCAATATCTGCACTGTGTTTCGATCCTAGTGGGACCCTTCTCGTTACTGCCTCAGTATATGgaaataatattaatatttttcggATAATGCCTTCATGCAAACGCAGTGGATCAGGTGTTCAAAACTTTGATTGGAGCTCTTCTCATGTGCATCTTTACAAACTGCATCGTGGAATATTATCAGCTGTTAGTATATATGGAGTTTTGAAGATGTTCATACAGTtcttttctgtaatttttgttgTATTTTCTATCCAtccatttttctaaatttttatcattatGACAGATGATCCAGGACATTTGCTTTAGTCATTACAGTCAGTGGGTTGCTATTGTTTCGTCCAAGGGGACCTGCCATGTTTTTGTTTTATCCCCTTTTGGTGGCGATGCTGGATTTCGGCTTCTTAATAATCACGGTGAAGAACCCTCCCTGTGCCCAGTTTTAACCCTACCTTGGTGGTCTGCTTCTTCTTGCATCATTAATCAACAATCttttccaccaccaccacctgtTGCTCTTTCCGTGGTGAGCAGGATAAAGTACAGTAGTTTTGGATGGCTTAGCACAGTCAACAATGCCACTGCTTCAGCAACAGGGAAGGTCTTTGTGCCATCTGGTGCTGTTGCTGCAGTTTTTCATAATTCTTTATGTCAGAGTCTTCAGCACTGTAACTCAAGGAAGAGTACCTTGGAACATCTCTTAGTTTATACTCCATCGGGTCATGTAGTTCAACATGAACTTCAGCCAAGGACAGGGGTAGAACAGAGTCATAGTGGTCTAAGTACCCAGGTCGCCACGTCTATGCATATGCAGGACGAAGAGCTGAGAGTGAAAGTTGAACCTATTCAATGGTGGGACGTGTGTAGGCGGTCAGACTGGCCAGAAAGGGAGGACGGTAGTTTTGGTACCACATCCGATAGACAAGAGGTGGCTGACATAATCCAGAACAAATCAGGTTCTGATGGTACTCATAGAATGGAGTCTCTAGACTTAAATGGTGCTGTTGGGGGCGAAAGGAGACTTAAAACTTATTCTGGGAAGGTCCATGATAGGTCCCACTGGTACCTCTCCAATGCAGAGGTGCAAATCAGTTCTTTGAGATTACCAATATGGCAAAAGTCTAAGGTAGTTCTTGTTTCAAGGTTACATATCCAGTTAATATTTTTCTCTGTTTTGGTGGTAATTTACTTTTTTCTGCTCTAGATTTGTTTTTACATGATGGGCTGTCCAAGAGCTGATAGTTTCATTGGTGGAGAGTTCGAAACTGAAAAGGTCCCTGttcatgaaattgaaatgaGACAGAAGGATTTGTTGCCTGTTTTTGAGCAGTTCCATTTCATCAAATCAAGCTGGGATGACAGGTGACGACTGTTTTATCTATAGTTCCACACACATTGTAGTGACTGTAATCGAAATAATACAAGTGGTTTGATCCTTTGAGATGCTGATGCCTGAGCTTACCAGGCTGAGGGCATGATACTGTTATGTGTTTCATGCGTGTCTTTCGTCCTTCAACCATTCTGATTCTTGTTAAATGCTCGCTTCATTGTATGATTCAGAAGCCTTGCTGGTGGGAGGTATCCCAGTCATACTTCGCCAGCTCATCAAGCTGAAGACAAGACCTTGGAAGAGACTGTTATATGTCACTCGAACCCTGCATCACTTAGCTCCACTGAAAGCTCAGATGGGGGTAAGTAAAACCGTATGCTGGGGCCTCTTATAAAATTCTTTCTTATGGATGATATTCTATTCTGCTCATTTTTTAACTAATTGTTCCACATAATTACTATTTTGAATCTATATCAGGTTCGTCAAGAAGAATTGAGCATTTTCTCGACTTGGATCAAATGAACAATGAGAAGCCCCGCACAACAGTGTATCAGACCTTGGATGGCTCGGAAAGAAGAGCCAATACAATTGTTGAGCCTTCGTTAGAAAACCATGTATCTTTCAGCATTCGGTGTACTCCATCTGAACATTTTAAGAACATCGATTCTCAAGTCAATGGCTGTGTCACCAACAGTTTGCCTGTGTTAGAAAGTAAATTGAGTTCAGGAGGAAGAGTTTCTGCTGAAGAAGGCCCAGCATTGACAGCAATTGGGGTCGAGGAGGTCTCGGTTTTATACTCTGATCAACATGCTTCAAGTACCGATATTGTGGCAGAGGGGGCTTCCACTTTGCAGCATCCGATAGATCTTTCACAGTTTTTCCAGGAGGAGCATTGTAATGCACTGGAGAAGAATGGATGCAATGGCCTAACTGATGTCGTAGGTGACGATGTTGACAGCGACAGTAGCCACTGCGATAAGGTGAAACCCGAAGACAAGGAAGATGGTGAAATGCTTGGAGGCATATTTGCCTTTTCTGATTGAGGTTAAAATCTAAAGCTATTGCCACGCTATATCATCGCACAAGCTAACTTTTAAATTTTCAACGATTTGTTTAGATGAGTTGATAGCAACGACCTCGTTGTATCTTCTTTTGGCAGGTTGATCTATAAGTACAAGCTGCGTGTTGCCTGTTCCGACAATCAATAAGAAATGCACGACGTTAACGTGTCGCCAAAACAAAGGTGACTCCTCTTCTCTCATTCTCGGAATTGTACATATTATAGatggaaattcaaaaaattttaTGGATTGTGGTTAGCTGTGGGTTGACAAAGGTTTGTAGAAAGTGGATTTTGGAATTGGTATTGCTCGCGTTGAACGATTCGCCGATCGTCCTCTTATGTCCTGTACAGATAAATTTGGTATGAAACAAAGTTCTCTCCAAGTTTGTACAACTATTACTTTTATTCTTCTGATATGGTGAAATGGAAACcccaaaaaaagagaaagaaatgaaaaaagaagTACACGTTTTGATGGTATGGTGTGCATTCTCATAACTAAACTAGTTTACTGGAAAGTGTAAAAGTTATGCTAGAATTAACCATTAAACTCGCTACTCGTGCGATGGTACGATGTTTTATGGTTAATTCGGGACATCGTCATTCTTAATTGATGGCGGGGTGGGGGATTTGAACTCGGGACATCTTCATTCTTAAATTGATGGTGGGCGGGGTGGGAGATTTGAACTCGGGATATCCTCCAACGGGAGGAGAAGCGCAACTAGATTATGACCTAGTTGGTTTTTGCCACATTAATATGGGCGTGCATGCAACAAGCAAATACCAAAACTTGTAATTTTCACAAAATTGAAAGTTATCAGCAATCGaatttaaaatttctcaacaaaATAGAAAGTAACATCAAAGTCttgacaaaacaaaaattaaatgtcGTTAAATTGAATATGTTCGCGAAATTTAAATCCATGGCATGCATACACATTACACTATAATTTCTTTAGTAGTCGTCAAACCCATAAACTAATTTTAGATATGATTGCTTCTTGGGTGCAGGGTTTTCCTAAAGTAATGAAgctccaatatatatatatatatatatatatatatatatatatatatatatatatatatttagtacatcgatatttttctATTAGGGAGAGAGGGAGTTCGGTTAAGCTACACAAtggacaacctaatttggtatcgaattcgtcatatACAAGATTCGAATCTAAAACTTCTTACTTCTAAATAAAAAGGAATATCATCAAATCGTAGTATTAGATCGCATAATAAAGCTCCAAATTAGTCAAACCCATAAACTAATTTTAGATTTGATTGCTTCTTGGGTGGAGGGTTTTCCTAAAGTAATGAcgctccaatttttttttctttttctttttagtatatcgatatttttCTGCTAGGAGAAATGAAGTTTGGTTAAGCTAC encodes the following:
- the LOC126615363 gene encoding autophagy-related protein 18g-like, with translation MKKSKGKNNGLLPNSLRIISSCLKTVSTNASTVASTVRSAGASVAASISASEDQKDQVTWAGFDRLELSHSTFKHVLLLGYQNGFQVFDMEDASNFSELVSKRDGPVSFLQMQPCPAASDGNQGFRTAHPLLLVVAGDDTNGVGIVQNTGHMGGTGREGNLESRPGNPVSSPTAVRFYSLRSQGYVHVLRFRSAVCMIRCSPRIVAVGLATQIYCFDALTLENRFSVLTYPVPQLAGQGSNGFNVGYGPMTVGPRWLAYASNSPLVSNASCLGPQNLTPSPGVSPSTSPGNGSYVARYAVESSKQLAAGIINLGDMGCKTLYKYCQEMLPDGSNSPISSNSGWKVSRHAGTEMDNAGMVVVKDFITRAVISQFKAHTSPISALCFDPSGTLLVTASVYGNNINIFRIMPSCKRSGSGVQNFDWSSSHVHLYKLHRGILSAMIQDICFSHYSQWVAIVSSKGTCHVFVLSPFGGDAGFRLLNNHGEEPSLCPVLTLPWWSASSCIINQQSFPPPPPVALSVVSRIKYSSFGWLSTVNNATASATGKVFVPSGAVAAVFHNSLCQSLQHCNSRKSTLEHLLVYTPSGHVVQHELQPRTGVEQSHSGLSTQVATSMHMQDEELRVKVEPIQWWDVCRRSDWPEREDGSFGTTSDRQEVADIIQNKSGSDGTHRMESLDLNGAVGGERRLKTYSGKVHDRSHWYLSNAEVQISSLRLPIWQKSKICFYMMGCPRADSFIGGEFETEKVPVHEIEMRQKDLLPVFEQFHFIKSSWDDRSLAGGRYPSHTSPAHQAEDKTLEETVICHSNPASLSSTESSDGGSSRRIEHFLDLDQMNNEKPRTTVYQTLDGSERRANTIVEPSLENHVSFSIRCTPSEHFKNIDSQVNGCVTNSLPVLESKLSSGGRVSAEEGPALTAIGVEEVSVLYSDQHASSTDIVAEGASTLQHPIDLSQFFQEEHCNALEKNGCNGLTDVVGDDVDSDSSHCDKVKPEDKEDGEMLGGIFAFSD